From a single Methylacidiphilum kamchatkense Kam1 genomic region:
- a CDS encoding amidase: MKELWKKSATELSQLIKQKELSPVELVDTYAERIKNIDPLIHAFTCLSIDAAKEKAKALEKEILHGDTLSPLFGIPIAIKDHFDTVSLPSTFGSYLLKDYIAKEDHLLVKRLKEAKALILGKTNMPEFGFSATSHNPIFPATRNPWNLEYTSGGSSSGSAAAVATGLCPLSLGSDGGGSIRIPASFCGIFGYKPSRGRLPWPIGKGRDLEHWELFSHAGPLSRTVEDAVLFLSVLSGPDPSDPYSLPKAEFCWNDCLKEDLKGLKVAFSLDLGYARIDPEVKQIVTKSIELFETDLGCKIEEVDPGWPDPSEAFSTLVYFGADLPVLKKAVSENSQKISSHITRFLERSFKPEDFSQALKIRRKVIFEMSKLMEQYDLFLTPVTAVPPFPLYFQGPDIIDGERADPLLSWIPFTYIMNMTGQPAAAVPAGWTSKNVPVGLQIAGRHLDDFTTLRAAYAFQKACPWQDKWPPIALST; the protein is encoded by the coding sequence ATGAAAGAGCTTTGGAAAAAAAGTGCGACTGAGCTTAGCCAATTGATCAAGCAAAAAGAGCTCTCACCGGTTGAACTTGTCGACACATATGCCGAAAGAATTAAGAATATCGATCCACTTATTCATGCCTTTACATGTCTATCGATAGATGCTGCCAAAGAAAAAGCAAAAGCACTCGAAAAAGAGATTCTTCATGGTGATACGCTTTCTCCTCTGTTTGGCATTCCAATAGCCATCAAAGATCATTTTGACACTGTTTCTTTGCCTTCGACCTTTGGTTCTTATCTTTTAAAAGATTATATAGCTAAAGAAGACCATCTACTTGTTAAAAGACTAAAAGAAGCCAAAGCACTTATCCTTGGCAAAACAAACATGCCTGAATTTGGCTTTAGCGCGACAAGCCACAATCCGATTTTTCCAGCGACTCGCAATCCATGGAATTTGGAATACACTTCTGGCGGTTCTAGTTCAGGATCCGCAGCTGCTGTTGCCACCGGTCTTTGTCCACTCTCCTTAGGCAGCGACGGTGGAGGATCCATTCGTATTCCAGCTTCTTTCTGTGGAATTTTCGGTTACAAGCCCTCCAGAGGTAGACTGCCATGGCCTATCGGGAAAGGAAGAGATTTAGAGCACTGGGAATTATTTTCTCACGCTGGTCCTCTTAGTCGAACAGTAGAAGACGCTGTGCTTTTTTTGTCCGTTCTCTCTGGGCCTGATCCTTCTGATCCTTATTCACTCCCTAAAGCAGAATTTTGCTGGAATGACTGTTTAAAAGAAGATCTCAAAGGTTTAAAGGTAGCCTTCAGCCTTGATCTTGGGTATGCCCGCATAGACCCTGAAGTAAAACAAATCGTTACAAAATCAATCGAACTTTTTGAAACGGATCTTGGATGTAAAATTGAGGAAGTGGATCCCGGCTGGCCGGATCCTTCAGAAGCTTTCTCTACTTTAGTATATTTTGGAGCAGATTTGCCAGTGCTAAAGAAAGCGGTGAGTGAAAACAGCCAGAAAATCAGTAGTCACATCACAAGATTTCTAGAACGCAGTTTTAAGCCTGAAGACTTTTCTCAAGCATTGAAAATACGAAGAAAAGTGATTTTTGAGATGAGTAAGCTTATGGAACAGTATGATCTTTTTCTAACCCCTGTTACTGCTGTTCCTCCCTTTCCTCTCTATTTTCAGGGACCAGACATCATTGATGGGGAAAGGGCTGATCCACTCCTTTCTTGGATTCCTTTTACTTACATTATGAACATGACTGGACAGCCCGCAGCTGCTGTCCCTGCAGGTTGGACATCAAAAAACGTTCCTGTAGGTCTTCAGATTGCTGGAAGACATTTGGATGATTTCACGACACTAAGAGCAGCTTATGCCTTCCAAAAGGCTTGCCCATGGCAAGATAAATGGCCTCCAATAGCATTGTCTACGTAA
- a CDS encoding DUF2971 domain-containing protein: MKDIPTSVIRFYGEPKYALEVVEKKEITFIHNYLMNDPFDPYLVFETDFEKNYQALLQHVRAQHPEDIDWFSRCILESNWQRFLNEIDEFLLSLKRQLFLFSTSAEKDGVRPVDNLYMWGHYGRGHRGVAIEFNTDPLEKDVKKLHTQYTGTPINLSCWVQIDYVDDMSLITAEMFYQFYRQEHQINSGWQQERQETELDRHYKKMEKAKSKVWEKENEWRIRWSGNDPGTNFAAADIARLTQEQIQKWFLVKCPITQSSIKAIYLGLGLNQDIAEQIKERTRSNFPDARIYTAKKEHGRFGLEFQ; encoded by the coding sequence ATGAAGGATATTCCAACCAGTGTAATAAGGTTCTATGGAGAGCCCAAATATGCATTAGAAGTCGTAGAAAAAAAGGAGATAACCTTTATACACAACTATTTAATGAACGATCCATTTGATCCCTATTTAGTTTTTGAAACAGACTTTGAAAAAAATTACCAAGCTCTACTCCAGCATGTCAGAGCACAACATCCTGAAGACATAGATTGGTTTTCGCGTTGTATTCTAGAAAGCAATTGGCAACGTTTTCTAAACGAAATAGATGAATTCCTTTTATCCCTAAAAAGGCAGCTATTCCTTTTTTCTACTAGTGCAGAAAAAGATGGAGTTCGTCCAGTAGATAATTTGTACATGTGGGGACATTATGGAAGAGGCCATCGGGGTGTCGCTATCGAATTTAATACCGATCCATTAGAAAAAGACGTAAAAAAATTGCACACGCAATATACAGGTACTCCCATCAATTTATCTTGCTGGGTTCAAATAGACTACGTAGATGATATGAGTCTCATAACCGCTGAGATGTTCTACCAGTTTTACAGACAAGAACATCAGATTAATAGTGGGTGGCAACAAGAACGACAAGAAACAGAACTAGATAGGCATTATAAGAAAATGGAAAAGGCAAAATCAAAAGTTTGGGAAAAAGAAAACGAATGGAGAATAAGGTGGAGTGGAAACGATCCAGGAACTAATTTCGCAGCAGCTGATATTGCTAGGTTAACACAAGAACAAATACAAAAATGGTTCCTTGTGAAATGTCCGATTACCCAATCGTCTATAAAAGCTATTTATCTTGGATTAGGATTAAATCAGGATATTGCTGAACAAATAAAAGAAAGGACACGATCCAATTTCCCAGATGCAAGAATATATACGGCAAAAAAAGAACATGGAAGATTCGGTTTGGAATTTCAATAA
- the preA gene encoding NAD-dependent dihydropyrimidine dehydrogenase subunit PreA, whose product MIELSIEFAGIRSINPFWLASGPPTNSAAQVNAAFEAGFGGAVWKTIGTAVENVSNRYSSYKKWDRILGLNNLELISDRPLELNLKEIQEVKKRWPDRALIVSIMEEYDRGKWEELVKKVEASGADGIELNFGCPHGMPERGTGSKIGQDPTLCREVTSWVKRVTRLPLIVKLTPNVTDITQTAQAAMEGGASALSLINTIPSITGVDLDTFEVLPSIGGKSSYSGYSGEAIKPIALGLTAKVASMQIVQEKKVPISAMGGISNWRDSVEFLLLGAISVQLCSAVMLNGFRIIDDLLSGLKHWMQAKGFSSIADFRGKSLSHIVPFRQLEPTFKLIAQIDPQKCIRCFLCYIVCRDAAHRCIDLTDGKELYAAFPPSGKHEWMFPKVRIEDCVGCSLCQHVCPVDSCIEMITIEAKNLAVRPDIQKKLSDAIGKKVTGEVLYGCSD is encoded by the coding sequence ATGATTGAATTGTCTATAGAATTTGCTGGCATCCGTTCCATAAATCCGTTTTGGCTTGCATCTGGTCCTCCAACCAACTCAGCAGCTCAAGTAAACGCTGCGTTTGAAGCGGGTTTTGGAGGAGCCGTCTGGAAAACCATCGGCACAGCCGTAGAAAACGTATCGAATCGCTATAGTTCCTATAAAAAATGGGACCGAATTTTAGGTTTGAACAATCTTGAACTTATTTCTGACCGTCCCCTTGAGCTAAATCTTAAAGAAATCCAAGAAGTTAAAAAAAGATGGCCAGATCGAGCCCTGATCGTATCGATAATGGAGGAATACGATCGAGGGAAATGGGAAGAACTAGTGAAAAAAGTCGAAGCGAGCGGAGCCGATGGGATCGAACTAAATTTCGGCTGTCCTCATGGAATGCCAGAAAGAGGCACAGGCAGTAAAATAGGACAAGATCCAACCCTTTGTAGGGAAGTGACCTCTTGGGTAAAAAGAGTCACGCGCCTGCCTCTGATTGTTAAGCTTACTCCCAATGTTACAGACATTACGCAGACAGCCCAAGCCGCCATGGAGGGTGGGGCTTCCGCCTTAAGCCTCATCAATACAATACCGTCCATCACAGGCGTGGACCTTGACACCTTTGAAGTCCTGCCAAGTATTGGAGGGAAAAGCAGTTATAGTGGGTATTCCGGAGAAGCCATCAAACCTATTGCTCTGGGCCTCACTGCGAAGGTAGCCTCTATGCAAATAGTCCAAGAGAAAAAAGTTCCAATTTCTGCTATGGGCGGTATATCCAACTGGAGAGACAGCGTTGAATTTCTATTGCTTGGGGCTATTTCTGTTCAACTTTGTTCAGCCGTGATGCTGAATGGATTTAGGATCATTGATGATCTGCTTTCTGGGCTCAAACATTGGATGCAAGCAAAAGGTTTTAGTTCCATTGCTGATTTTAGGGGAAAATCCCTTTCTCACATAGTTCCCTTTCGTCAACTGGAGCCAACATTCAAACTGATCGCTCAAATCGATCCACAAAAATGCATTCGTTGTTTTCTTTGCTATATAGTTTGTCGGGATGCCGCCCACCGCTGCATTGATCTAACCGATGGCAAAGAACTTTACGCTGCGTTTCCCCCTTCCGGCAAGCATGAGTGGATGTTCCCAAAGGTTAGAATAGAGGACTGTGTGGGCTGTTCGCTCTGCCAGCATGTTTGTCCAGTCGATTCTTGTATCGAAATGATAACAATAGAAGCAAAAAACCTAGCAGTGCGCCCAGACATCCAAAAGAAATTATCAGATGCAATAGGAAAGAAGGTGACCGGAGAAGTTCTTTATGGATGTAGTGATTAA
- a CDS encoding DUF488 domain-containing protein — protein sequence MIIKSIGHGTKSLEELISMLKEANVEALIDVRSIPRSRHNPQFNKETITEALAKEGILYVHLPEAGGLRHPKKDSPNKGWQNESFRGFADYMATENFSTALDQIIELGKEKNAALMCAETLPWRCHRSLIADALMLRGVEVFHILSKGKEKKHVLTPWCQIKNGIVTYPAQEET from the coding sequence ATGATTATCAAAAGTATTGGGCATGGAACAAAATCCTTGGAGGAGTTGATTTCCATGCTCAAAGAGGCGAATGTAGAGGCTTTGATTGACGTCCGATCAATTCCTCGGTCTCGGCATAATCCTCAATTTAATAAAGAAACGATTACGGAGGCACTTGCTAAAGAAGGCATCCTATATGTTCATCTCCCGGAGGCTGGCGGACTGAGGCATCCGAAAAAAGATTCTCCTAACAAAGGATGGCAAAATGAGAGTTTCAGAGGGTTTGCTGATTACATGGCAACTGAAAATTTTTCAACTGCTCTTGATCAAATCATTGAACTAGGAAAAGAAAAGAACGCAGCTCTTATGTGCGCAGAAACTCTCCCATGGCGCTGTCACCGTTCTCTCATTGCAGATGCTCTCATGCTTCGTGGAGTAGAAGTTTTTCATATCTTGTCAAAAGGAAAGGAAAAAAAACATGTGCTGACTCCATGGTGTCAGATAAAAAATGGAATAGTGACCTATCCTGCTCAAGAAGAAACGTAA
- the cynS gene encoding cyanase: MNRDWIREKILAAKEKKKLSWEELSKQTGISEVFLVAVCLGKAVPKKEQADCLCNVLALEPEISEYLQKPVDRSWDKQIPNDPVLYRFYEAFGVYGEAIRELIWEKFGDGIMSAVDMEISLEKVESSAGPRIKLILNGKFLPYKKW; this comes from the coding sequence ATGAATCGAGATTGGATCAGAGAGAAAATATTAGCAGCAAAAGAGAAAAAAAAGCTTTCGTGGGAAGAACTTTCTAAACAAACAGGAATCTCAGAAGTGTTTTTGGTTGCCGTTTGTCTTGGGAAAGCTGTTCCCAAAAAAGAACAAGCAGATTGCTTATGCAATGTTCTAGCTCTAGAGCCTGAAATTTCCGAATACTTACAGAAACCAGTTGATAGAAGTTGGGACAAACAAATACCCAATGATCCAGTCCTTTATCGTTTTTATGAAGCTTTTGGAGTATATGGTGAAGCTATTCGAGAACTCATTTGGGAAAAATTTGGAGATGGCATCATGAGTGCTGTTGACATGGAAATTTCCTTAGAAAAAGTTGAGTCTTCTGCTGGACCGCGGATAAAACTCATACTGAATGGAAAGTTCCTTCCCTATAAGAAATGGTAA
- a CDS encoding GNA1162 family protein, producing MQEEGLTSHGKKHWYDYLIEADPGACKIQIAPDYEQNAPQTIAVLPFLEKGSGKFSINGVKIDNRDKDKLESWRWTIAQRVRRVFYGFLASREFEVVPLSKIDHVLQTKNIRTEVSLQSIKPEVLGKWLGADALVYGEVFPYQRFYMVMGSGIRVVLSIQIISSKTGKVLFSGRVNRNLLDINPRFDPVDIGISSVLTLTSLRDINLKRAEDEACRELVLRIPLSPRKAYPVFGDATESAPKAIPSKAPDTPIEASLSTSLSERDFIKPPKAWAANEKKLEPQRFFLEEKQFVAHSKKKTMDYVLEMDPSRFQRIVSPLLAIEQPKTFALLPFVEEATKGKFILNGIPLSFRSKEKREQLRWTIANRLRRGVACYLAQRDLAIQSIELTDSILKAHGWKKLSDMLATDPITIGDWLGVDCVIYGKVSSMMSIYSLMYAACRVGLSVQFVSTKSSKTLVEVSGSRTESSFAPAFDPLDIAISSLTTALLIRDVTFRRAEDEVCREIAARLPSSMSQKTVGTN from the coding sequence TTGCAAGAAGAAGGCTTAACTTCGCATGGCAAAAAACACTGGTATGACTATCTCATTGAAGCTGATCCTGGTGCCTGCAAAATCCAAATTGCTCCAGACTACGAGCAGAACGCTCCTCAGACAATTGCCGTCTTGCCTTTCCTTGAAAAAGGAAGCGGGAAATTTTCTATCAATGGGGTTAAAATAGATAATAGGGATAAGGACAAATTAGAAAGCTGGAGATGGACTATTGCTCAAAGAGTAAGAAGAGTGTTTTATGGGTTTCTTGCCTCAAGGGAATTTGAGGTCGTTCCCCTATCTAAAATTGACCACGTACTTCAGACAAAAAACATTAGGACGGAAGTCTCTCTTCAATCCATCAAGCCTGAAGTCCTTGGTAAGTGGCTGGGAGCCGATGCGCTAGTCTATGGAGAAGTCTTTCCATATCAGAGATTTTATATGGTCATGGGTAGTGGCATTCGGGTTGTACTTTCCATACAGATCATTTCTTCAAAGACAGGGAAAGTCCTTTTTAGCGGCCGTGTCAATAGAAACCTCTTAGATATTAACCCTAGGTTTGATCCTGTGGACATAGGCATCTCTTCTGTTTTGACCTTAACAAGCTTAAGAGACATCAACTTAAAAAGAGCTGAAGATGAAGCTTGTCGAGAGCTTGTCTTAAGAATTCCCCTCTCTCCAAGAAAGGCCTATCCAGTCTTTGGAGATGCTACTGAGTCTGCTCCTAAAGCTATCCCCTCCAAAGCACCCGATACTCCTATCGAGGCCTCTCTTTCCACTAGCCTTTCAGAAAGGGATTTTATAAAACCTCCCAAAGCCTGGGCAGCCAATGAAAAAAAGCTAGAGCCTCAACGATTTTTCCTAGAGGAAAAACAATTTGTCGCTCATAGTAAGAAAAAAACCATGGATTATGTCCTTGAAATGGATCCTTCTCGGTTCCAGCGTATTGTTTCTCCCCTGCTAGCAATAGAACAACCTAAAACATTTGCGCTGCTGCCATTCGTTGAAGAGGCAACCAAAGGCAAATTCATTCTTAATGGCATTCCCTTGTCTTTTCGATCCAAAGAAAAAAGAGAACAGCTTCGCTGGACGATCGCGAATCGTTTACGGAGGGGAGTAGCCTGTTATCTTGCCCAGAGAGACTTAGCCATTCAAAGTATTGAACTAACGGATTCTATTTTAAAAGCTCATGGATGGAAAAAGCTTTCTGATATGCTAGCAACCGATCCCATTACGATTGGAGACTGGCTTGGAGTCGATTGTGTTATTTATGGAAAGGTTTCCTCAATGATGTCGATTTATTCTTTAATGTATGCCGCATGTAGGGTTGGGCTTTCCGTACAGTTTGTCTCTACTAAATCTTCCAAAACCTTAGTGGAGGTATCTGGAAGCCGTACGGAATCCTCTTTTGCCCCAGCATTTGATCCTCTCGACATTGCTATTTCTTCTCTTACCACAGCTCTTTTAATCAGGGATGTGACCTTTCGAAGAGCAGAAGATGAAGTATGCCGAGAAATCGCTGCTCGTCTCCCCTCCTCCATGTCACAAAAGACGGTGGGTACCAACTAA
- a CDS encoding tetratricopeptide repeat protein gives MKLLLKRYYLWLLFFFPILEASHAQNPKTQQESYSQQPSDNTTPISFSQSKLRPSDKPLILKGKAFQEKQLHFFTNAIQLEQRKDWKGLLVFSKQWIAAFPSEAAAYFFLGIAYENLGHYSRAIEAYKKAIHLKKDFAKAWCNLGTCYAYVGQYAEATEAFKHALAGQPDLAKAWSNLGACYIELGQYSQAIKALKKAIRLKPELAESWCNLGTAYGEKKDYHKAIESLRKAIELRPDYMEAWWNLAKIYEKTKNVAEKTKAEQKIKEIAHQKAK, from the coding sequence ATGAAACTTTTGCTGAAGCGTTATTATTTATGGCTTTTGTTTTTCTTTCCTATTCTAGAAGCAAGCCATGCCCAAAACCCAAAGACACAACAAGAAAGTTATTCTCAGCAGCCCAGCGATAATACTACCCCCATTTCCTTTTCCCAAAGCAAATTAAGACCATCCGATAAACCCTTAATCCTCAAAGGCAAGGCTTTCCAAGAAAAGCAGCTTCACTTCTTTACAAATGCAATCCAGTTAGAACAGCGAAAAGACTGGAAAGGTCTCCTGGTGTTTTCAAAACAATGGATTGCAGCTTTTCCTTCTGAAGCGGCCGCCTATTTTTTCCTTGGCATTGCCTACGAAAACCTCGGTCATTATTCTCGGGCGATCGAAGCGTATAAAAAAGCGATCCATCTTAAAAAAGACTTTGCGAAGGCATGGTGTAATCTTGGAACTTGTTATGCCTATGTAGGACAGTATGCAGAAGCAACCGAAGCTTTCAAGCATGCCTTAGCAGGTCAACCAGATTTAGCAAAGGCTTGGTCCAATTTAGGGGCTTGCTATATTGAACTAGGCCAGTATTCCCAGGCAATCAAAGCGTTAAAAAAAGCAATCAGACTTAAGCCAGAACTCGCTGAATCCTGGTGTAATCTTGGAACCGCCTATGGAGAAAAGAAAGACTATCACAAAGCCATTGAATCTTTGCGCAAAGCTATTGAGCTTAGACCTGATTATATGGAAGCCTGGTGGAACTTAGCAAAAATTTATGAAAAAACCAAGAACGTAGCAGAAAAGACGAAAGCTGAACAGAAAATTAAAGAAATAGCGCATCAAAAGGCAAAATAA
- a CDS encoding FkbM family methyltransferase: MENGKSIIDMLLVPTPLIREIFFNRIYEFRSTKPNPRIFDCGANIGMATFFFKSLYPEASIEAFEADPELACILKRNISENYLANVQVNDCALGNKNGVGEFYPNNNPVLGKMGKPSVGSKPSIPISIRRLSEWIGEGVDFLKLDVEGAEWEIVKDLYESNVLWKIKEAVVEYHGNTDGEESRFGEFLSF; this comes from the coding sequence TTGGAAAATGGAAAATCCATTATCGATATGCTCCTAGTCCCTACCCCCCTAATTAGAGAAATATTTTTTAATCGTATCTACGAATTTCGGTCGACAAAGCCAAATCCACGAATCTTTGACTGTGGAGCCAATATTGGCATGGCGACTTTCTTTTTTAAGAGTCTTTATCCAGAAGCTTCAATAGAAGCCTTTGAAGCTGATCCTGAGCTTGCCTGTATTCTAAAAAGAAACATTTCTGAAAATTACCTTGCTAACGTTCAAGTGAACGATTGTGCCTTAGGAAATAAAAACGGGGTTGGAGAGTTTTACCCTAATAATAATCCAGTATTAGGCAAAATGGGAAAACCTTCAGTTGGAAGCAAGCCTTCCATACCAATTTCAATTCGGCGACTTTCTGAATGGATTGGAGAAGGGGTAGATTTCTTAAAACTAGATGTTGAGGGAGCTGAATGGGAGATTGTCAAAGATCTTTATGAATCGAATGTGTTGTGGAAAATAAAAGAAGCAGTTGTGGAATATCATGGGAATACAGATGGAGAGGAATCCCGTTTTGGCGAATTTTTGTCTTTTTAG
- a CDS encoding DUF6607 family protein codes for MQKWFFLLVTLLGIVAFSVVIAFGLSTEERLATDRKAILSMAGNWKVSYRFNELYPLHPGYTLHPPYDIKGYEKVIVIEEKPKHISLQHLLVDSSHRVIKHWRQDWDYEREAFWVYTGSNSWKTVNLNPQEVKDCWTQTVWSVDDSPRYAGYGHWNHTESYSEWISNKLVRPLPRRELSRRSDYNVMESVMHQIVFQGGWLIQEDNEKWIKGPSNNYALVKELGIISYRSENKLDFSAALSYMKKTEKFWSSVRTVWEQILGKYQEIKYKGKGEGKKLAEELFAEAEKLGSTHKTDEQLHDLITKIIESHFILVPKGKEQNASSFGQ; via the coding sequence ATGCAAAAATGGTTTTTTTTACTTGTTACTCTCCTTGGCATTGTGGCCTTCTCGGTAGTAATTGCCTTTGGACTCTCTACAGAGGAGAGACTTGCTACTGATCGAAAAGCCATACTTTCTATGGCTGGAAATTGGAAAGTCAGCTATCGATTTAACGAGCTTTATCCATTACATCCAGGCTATACCCTTCATCCTCCATACGATATCAAAGGGTATGAAAAAGTAATCGTTATTGAAGAGAAGCCTAAGCATATTAGCCTACAACATTTACTGGTTGATTCTAGCCATAGAGTCATTAAGCATTGGAGGCAGGATTGGGATTATGAAAGAGAGGCTTTTTGGGTATATACAGGCAGTAACAGTTGGAAGACAGTAAACCTTAATCCACAGGAGGTGAAAGATTGTTGGACGCAAACTGTCTGGAGTGTTGATGATTCTCCGCGATATGCTGGTTATGGCCATTGGAACCATACAGAGAGTTATTCGGAATGGATATCAAACAAGTTGGTGAGACCGCTGCCTCGAAGAGAATTATCAAGGCGATCTGACTATAATGTGATGGAATCGGTCATGCACCAGATTGTTTTTCAAGGTGGCTGGCTTATTCAAGAGGATAACGAAAAGTGGATAAAGGGACCATCGAATAATTATGCACTTGTTAAGGAACTAGGAATAATTTCATATCGTTCAGAAAACAAGTTAGACTTCTCTGCCGCTCTTTCTTATATGAAAAAAACAGAAAAGTTTTGGAGTAGTGTTAGAACTGTGTGGGAACAGATATTAGGTAAGTATCAAGAAATAAAATATAAGGGAAAAGGGGAAGGGAAAAAACTGGCAGAAGAGCTCTTTGCGGAAGCTGAAAAGCTTGGTTCTACACATAAGACCGACGAACAATTGCATGATTTGATTACTAAGATTATTGAAAGTCATTTTATTTTGGTACCAAAGGGCAAAGAACAGAACGCTTCTTCTTTTGGTCAATAA
- a CDS encoding FAD-dependent oxidoreductase, with product MEFLKESLPPLSLSEAIGEASRCLYCWNPPCVTACPTSIEIPKFIKRIETGDIRGAAEVILKANVLGGTCGRVCPVEELCEGACVITKLNKPSVAIGRLQRFAIDHFWAKQQPPSQWHIQKKKKVAIVGSGPAGLSCAATLAQLGIEAVIFEKNRLPGGLSTYVIPSFREPIEVSLKEVEAVKKLGITIHTEKELGKDFSLEELRTAYDAVFLAIGLGQSPQLQIPGEVYFLDSLEFLSKAKLEPWSLPDANNIVIIGLGNTAIDCALVAKKIAKEQVSILYRKRLEQSRAYPKEIEKVLKEAVPIQFLTMVKEAVVKENKLVGLKCQRVDPHSSLDSAEKKEQNGIEFFLPAQLVIRATGQQKPLWITTMAIELDNGFIKVNEKYETTLPRVYAGGDCIRKKGMFSTVHAVEDGKKAAFSIAASFS from the coding sequence ATGGAATTTTTAAAAGAATCCCTCCCTCCTCTATCCCTAAGCGAAGCTATAGGAGAAGCAAGCCGCTGTCTTTATTGCTGGAATCCTCCTTGCGTAACAGCTTGTCCAACGAGTATTGAAATTCCTAAGTTTATCAAGCGCATTGAAACGGGAGATATTAGGGGGGCTGCCGAAGTTATTTTAAAAGCCAATGTTCTTGGTGGCACCTGTGGCAGAGTCTGTCCAGTAGAAGAGCTATGCGAAGGAGCTTGTGTCATCACCAAATTAAACAAGCCCTCTGTAGCTATTGGCAGGCTTCAGCGTTTTGCCATTGATCATTTCTGGGCTAAGCAGCAGCCTCCTTCACAATGGCACATCCAGAAAAAGAAAAAGGTTGCCATCGTAGGATCTGGACCTGCAGGGCTTAGCTGTGCCGCTACATTAGCTCAGTTGGGGATAGAAGCAGTCATATTTGAAAAAAATCGACTCCCAGGAGGACTTTCCACCTACGTTATCCCATCTTTTCGCGAGCCAATTGAAGTGTCGCTCAAAGAGGTCGAAGCAGTAAAAAAACTTGGCATCACAATACACACAGAAAAGGAGCTTGGGAAAGACTTTTCCTTAGAAGAGCTCAGAACTGCTTATGATGCCGTGTTTTTGGCCATTGGCCTAGGTCAGAGTCCACAACTCCAGATCCCTGGAGAAGTATACTTTCTGGACAGCCTAGAATTTCTCTCTAAAGCAAAATTAGAGCCTTGGTCTTTGCCTGATGCCAACAATATTGTGATCATTGGCCTTGGGAATACGGCTATTGATTGTGCTCTCGTAGCAAAGAAGATAGCCAAGGAACAGGTCAGCATTCTTTATAGAAAAAGGCTTGAACAGTCTCGAGCTTATCCCAAAGAAATAGAAAAAGTGCTCAAAGAAGCCGTTCCCATCCAATTTTTAACCATGGTAAAAGAGGCAGTTGTAAAAGAAAACAAATTGGTTGGACTAAAATGCCAGCGTGTCGATCCCCACAGCAGTCTGGATTCAGCAGAAAAAAAGGAACAAAACGGAATAGAATTTTTTTTACCCGCTCAATTGGTCATTCGTGCAACCGGTCAACAAAAGCCCTTATGGATCACGACAATGGCCATTGAACTTGACAATGGTTTTATCAAAGTCAATGAAAAATATGAAACTACCCTTCCTAGGGTATATGCTGGAGGGGACTGCATACGGAAAAAAGGAATGTTTTCGACCGTCCATGCTGTTGAAGATGGGAAAAAAGCCGCTTTCTCTATTGCTGCCTCTTTTTCCTAA